TTTCGCCTCGATCCCGGTCGATCTGGAGGAGCAGGCCATGGTCGATGGCGCGACCCGCTTCCGCGCCTTCTGGCAGATCGTCCTGCCGCTGGCCTGGCCGGGATTGGTCTCGACGGCGATCTATATTTTTCTGACCGCCTGGGATGAGCTCTTCTTTGCCAGTATCCTACGCGTCAGAACGGTACCCTTCGGGCTGCTGTTGTTCGCGGGTGTGCAGACGTCGCAGACGCGCTACGACCTGATCATGGCCGGCGCGGTGGTGGCGACCCTGCCGATCATCATCCTGTTCTTGTTGTTGCAGCGCCGCCTGGTGGAAGGTCTGACCGCCGGCGCGGTCAAGTAAGTGAGGGGGCATCTATGCCAGACCTGGTCTTTCCAAGCAACTTCATCTGGGGCGTTGCCACCTCGGCGTACCAGATCGAGGGCGCGGCGCAGGAAGATGGCCGTGGCGAGTCGATCTGGGATCGCTTCTGCCAGCAACCCGGCGCGATCGAGGACGGCAGCAGCGGTGCGGTTGCCTGCGACCACTACCACCGCTGGCGCGAGGATATTGAGCTCATGCGCGAGCTGGGCGTGCAGGCCTACCGCTTCTCGATCGCCTGGCCGCGCATTCTGCCCCAAGGCTTCGGCCGTGTCAATCGCGCCGGGATCGATTTCTACCAGCGCCTGGTGGATCGCCTGCTGGAGGTCGGCATCACACCCTTTGTGACGCTCTACCACTGGGATCTGCCCCAAACGCTCCAGGAGCGCGGCGGTTGGACGGCGCGCCTGGCCGCCGAGGCCTTTCTGGAGTATGCCGAAGTGGTGAGCCGCCACCTCGGCGATCGCGTCAAGCACTGGATCACGATCAACGAACCCTGGTGCGCCAGCCTGCTGAGCTATCAGATCGGTCGCCACGCGCCCGGCTATCGCAACTGGTATGCGGCGCTGAGCGCCAGCCACCATCTGCTGGTCGCGCACGGCCTGGCCGTGCCGGTGATCCGCAGCAACAGCCGCGGCGCCGAGGTTGGCATTACGCTTAATCTCAAGCCCTGCTATCCGGCCTCGCCCAGCGCTGCCGATCGTGACGCCTGCCGCCATTTCGACGGTTCGTTCAACCGCTGGTTCCTGGACCCGCTCTTCGGGCGGCGCTATCCCGCCGATATTGTGGCCGACTACCAGACGGCCGGCTATCTCCCCGCCGGCGATTTGCCCTTTGTCCAGGATCAGGACTACGCCACGATCGCTGTGCGGACGGATTTTCTGGGCGTCAACTACTACGACCGCGCGGTGCTGCGCAACACGCGCATCCCTGAAGTGCAGAACGAACCACGCACGGTCTGGCTGGCGCCTGAGAGCGAGTGGACCGCGATGGGCTGGGAGGTGTACCCCCAGGGCTTGTTCGATCTGCTGGCACGCCTGCACTTCGAATACCAGCCCCCCAAACTGTACATCACCGAAAACGGCGCCAGCTACCGCGATGAGCTCGACGGCAGGGGCGAGATCAACGACCAGCAGCGCATCGTCTTTTTGCGCGATCACTTTGCGGCTGCCCACCGCGCCCTGACACTGGGCGTACCGCTGGTCGGCTACTTTGTCTGGTCGCTGCTGGATAACTTCGAGTGGGACCGCGGCTATACCCAGCGCTTCGGCATCGTCTACGTCGACTACGCCACCCAGCAGCGCCTGCCCAAGCGCAGCGCCCATTGGTACCGCGAGGTGATCCGTACCAATGCCGTACCGCTTGACGCTGTCGCCAGTCCGCTATCGTCGTAACGTGCGCTGCACGCTGTAGCGGTTATCGTATAATGGATCATCGTGCAAGCGCTCCCACCGGGGAGGTCGGCATGCCCGCCAAACAAACCACGCTGCTCTTGATCGGTCGGGAGGATGGCGTTTTTGGCCTGGCGTACCGCGTCCTGAAAGCGCAGGGCTACCGCATCGAACGCGCCAGCGACCTCGCCACTGCCTTCCAGATGCTCGATCACGTCCTGCCGGAGCTTGTGCTCTGCGACTTCGGACTGTTCCCGAACCCCAGCCTATGTCAGCGCCTGCGCGAGCGCAGTGGCGCCGCAGTGATCGCCTGCATCCCGGCGCAACAGCGTGGATTGATCCCCGCCCTCGTCGAACAGGGCGTGGATGATCTGCTGCTCGCGCCCTTCTATGAAGAAGAGCTACTGGCGCGAGTCACGCTGGCACTGGCCAGGCGCAGCGGTGCGCAAACCGCTCAGGTGCCGCTACGGCATGTGCAGGTTGGCAGTCTGACGATCGATCTGGACCTGCACCTTGTCCGGCGCCATGGACAGCCCGTGCCGATGAGCCGCATCGACTGGGCCTTGCTAGAGCTGTTGGTGCGCAATGCCGGCAAGGTGGTGCCCTACCGCATGCTGCTGCAGGAGGTGTGGGGACCGGCCTACCGCGACGAGATCAACTATCTGCGCACCTACATCAATCGCCTGCGCAACAAGCTGGAAGACGATCCAACCCAGCCGCGCTATCTGTTGACCGAGCCACGCATCGGCTACCGTTTTGTCGCCCTGACCCCGGAGCCGAGCAGCGAAAGCTATGACTCTGATCTCCCGTCTGTGGCCGACAGCCGCCCGCGCCTGCCGATCGCCGCCACAACCTTTGTCGGACGCGCCACCGAGCTGGCTCAAATCCTGGCTCTGTTACGCCAGCCCCTGGTGCGGCTGGTCACCTTGTTCGGTCCCGGCGGCGTCGGCAAGACCCGCCTCGCGCTGCAGGTCGCCCATCAGGCGCCCGCCCTCTGGCCAGGTGGCGCGGTGTTCGTGCCGTTGGCGCCGCTGCGCGATCCTCAGATGCTGCTGCCCACCATTGCGCAAGCGCTGCAGCTCAAGGTCACTCATGAACAGCGCGTTCTGGAACAACTGGTCGCCGCCTTGCAGGGCAAGCACTGTCTGCTGATTCTGGATAACTTCGAGCACCTCATCCAGGCGACGCCCCAGGTCGGCGAACTGCTGGAGGCGATCGATGATCTGCGCGTGCTGGTCACCAGTCGGCGCATGTTGCATTTGAGCGGCGAGCAGGTCTATCCGGTAACGACGCTGCCGATACCGGAGGATGAACGCCTGGTGACGCCGGCCATGCTCCAGGAGGTGCCTTCAGTGGCATTGTTCGTCGATCGCGCGCGGGCCGTCAATCCCTCGCTGACGCTCACGCCCGACAACGCCCCCGTGATCGCGGCGATCTGCCGTCGCCTGGAAGGGCTGCCCCTGGCGATCGAACTGGCAGCCGCGCGCACGCGCCTGCTCTCGCCGGCCCAACTGCTGGAACGCCTCGACCAGCAGCTTGATCTGCTGGTGAGTCAGCAGTGGGACCTGCCCGAACGCCACCAGACGCTGCGCAACACGGTCAAGTGGAGTTACGATCTCCTTTCGCCCCTGGCCCAACAGACCTTTGCGCGCCTGGCGGTCTTCGCCGATGGTGCAACGCTGCCCGCCATTCAGGCCGTGTGTTTCGAGGCTGAACAGGGCCACCGCGATGTGGAGACGCTGACCGAGCTGATTGAGGCGAGCCTGGTCCAGCGCGAGCTCAGCGATGATGACCAGCCGCGCCTGAGCATGCTCGCGGTGATCCATGACTATGCCCGCGAACTGCTCGACGCGGAGGAGCTGGGCCGCCTCCAGGAGCGGCATGCCGCCTTCTACCTCGCGCTGGCAGAACAGGCGCAACCGTATCTGCAGGGGCCGCAGCAACGGCGCTGGCTGGCCCGGCTTGAGCGCGAGCGCGCCAATCTGCGCGCTGCCTGCGCCTGGACGCTTGCCCAGGGTCACACCGATCTAAGCCTGCGCTTCATCGCGGCATTATGGCAGTGGTGGCATGTGCGCGGCGACACCGCCGACGTCCGCCCTTGGGTGGATCAGCTGTTGCGCCAGACGCCACCCCAGAACAGCCCCGTCTATGCGCAGGCGCTCTACGGCGCCGGCTGGCTAGCCTACGATCAGCGCGATATTGCCCAAGCCGAGGTCTACCTGCGCCATAGCCTGGAGTTATTTCGCCGCTTGAACCAGATGCCCTGGATCGCCGAGGCGTTGCGGGGTCTGGGCGAACTGGCCCTCCAACGGGGCGACTACCTGGCTGCTCAAGCAGCGCTGGATGAGAGCCTCAGCCTGAGCACGCAGCTCGGGAGCCTCCTCGGCCAGGCCTGGTCGCTCAACCAGTTGGGACGCGTCGCCCTGGAGCAGGGCGCGAGCCGCCGTGCCGAGACCTTGCTCAAGCGCAGTCTGGCGCTGTTTCAGATCGAGGGCGAGCAGAGCGGGCAGGCCTGGGCCCTCCATACCTTGGGCCGTCTGGCGCTGGACCAGGGCGATGCCGGGAGCGCGCTGACCTATCTGGAGCAAGGGCTGGCACTCTTCCGCGAGCTGGGCGATAGTGACGGCATCGCCTGGTCGCTCCACAATCTGGGACGCGCCGCGCTGGAACAAGGGCAGCTCGAGCAGGCAGCGACGCTCCTCGAGCAGAGCCGGGCGCTGTTTCAGCGCACCGGCAACCTGGCGGGCGCGGCGTGGACGATCTACAGCCTGGGCCGCATTGCGGTGATGCGCGATCAACTTGCGCAAGCGCAACAGTGGTTCGAGATCAGTCTGCACGCCTTCCGCCGCAGCGGCGAGCGCCGCGGCGAGGAGTGGGCCGCCTACCAACTGCGCTGCCTGGCCTTCTCCGAAACGGACGAGGACACGGACCAGCCGCACAGCCGGGCCCAGCGCATTGTCGACGACGCGCCGGCATCGGCTTATCCCCCTGTCCCGCGCTGAGGCCGCTAATGCCTGGGGGGCATCAGACTGAATCGCGCGCCATCAGATCTTCGTAGGTTTCGCGGCGCTGCAGCACGGTGGCCATGCCCTCGCCTACGGCGATCAGGGGCGGGCGTGGCACAAGATTATAGGTGCTCGCCATGCTGAGGGTATAGGCGCCTGCCATCGGCACGGCGATCAGCGCGCCGGCTTCCAGCGGCGGCAGCGTAATATCGCGCAGCAGCACATCGCCGCTTTCGCAGTAGCGCCCGACAATCGTCACCAGCTCCTGCCCGGCTGCGGCATGCGAACGTGCCGGCGTGCCGCCGGGCTGATCGGC
This is a stretch of genomic DNA from Kallotenue papyrolyticum. It encodes these proteins:
- a CDS encoding tetratricopeptide repeat protein, with amino-acid sequence MPAKQTTLLLIGREDGVFGLAYRVLKAQGYRIERASDLATAFQMLDHVLPELVLCDFGLFPNPSLCQRLRERSGAAVIACIPAQQRGLIPALVEQGVDDLLLAPFYEEELLARVTLALARRSGAQTAQVPLRHVQVGSLTIDLDLHLVRRHGQPVPMSRIDWALLELLVRNAGKVVPYRMLLQEVWGPAYRDEINYLRTYINRLRNKLEDDPTQPRYLLTEPRIGYRFVALTPEPSSESYDSDLPSVADSRPRLPIAATTFVGRATELAQILALLRQPLVRLVTLFGPGGVGKTRLALQVAHQAPALWPGGAVFVPLAPLRDPQMLLPTIAQALQLKVTHEQRVLEQLVAALQGKHCLLILDNFEHLIQATPQVGELLEAIDDLRVLVTSRRMLHLSGEQVYPVTTLPIPEDERLVTPAMLQEVPSVALFVDRARAVNPSLTLTPDNAPVIAAICRRLEGLPLAIELAAARTRLLSPAQLLERLDQQLDLLVSQQWDLPERHQTLRNTVKWSYDLLSPLAQQTFARLAVFADGATLPAIQAVCFEAEQGHRDVETLTELIEASLVQRELSDDDQPRLSMLAVIHDYARELLDAEELGRLQERHAAFYLALAEQAQPYLQGPQQRRWLARLERERANLRAACAWTLAQGHTDLSLRFIAALWQWWHVRGDTADVRPWVDQLLRQTPPQNSPVYAQALYGAGWLAYDQRDIAQAEVYLRHSLELFRRLNQMPWIAEALRGLGELALQRGDYLAAQAALDESLSLSTQLGSLLGQAWSLNQLGRVALEQGASRRAETLLKRSLALFQIEGEQSGQAWALHTLGRLALDQGDAGSALTYLEQGLALFRELGDSDGIAWSLHNLGRAALEQGQLEQAATLLEQSRALFQRTGNLAGAAWTIYSLGRIAVMRDQLAQAQQWFEISLHAFRRSGERRGEEWAAYQLRCLAFSETDEDTDQPHSRAQRIVDDAPASAYPPVPR
- a CDS encoding GH1 family beta-glucosidase, whose product is MPDLVFPSNFIWGVATSAYQIEGAAQEDGRGESIWDRFCQQPGAIEDGSSGAVACDHYHRWREDIELMRELGVQAYRFSIAWPRILPQGFGRVNRAGIDFYQRLVDRLLEVGITPFVTLYHWDLPQTLQERGGWTARLAAEAFLEYAEVVSRHLGDRVKHWITINEPWCASLLSYQIGRHAPGYRNWYAALSASHHLLVAHGLAVPVIRSNSRGAEVGITLNLKPCYPASPSAADRDACRHFDGSFNRWFLDPLFGRRYPADIVADYQTAGYLPAGDLPFVQDQDYATIAVRTDFLGVNYYDRAVLRNTRIPEVQNEPRTVWLAPESEWTAMGWEVYPQGLFDLLARLHFEYQPPKLYITENGASYRDELDGRGEINDQQRIVFLRDHFAAAHRALTLGVPLVGYFVWSLLDNFEWDRGYTQRFGIVYVDYATQQRLPKRSAHWYREVIRTNAVPLDAVASPLSS